atttgagtttatatcaaaacacaatcttgaCTGTGCTAATTATAGATCAACACTCGGTCCATTTTGATCTGTTTCAGTCCACTTCATCTATTCAGTCTGGTTTGGTCTACTTCAATTTACTTCGGTCATTTTGGTCTACTTCCGTCAATTCAGAGTGATTTGGTCTATTTGGTCCCGTTCGGTCCATTTGGATAACTTCTCTCaattttggtccatttggtCTTGTCTTGTCCTGTTCattccactttggtccattctgCATAATTCAGTTCATTCAGTTTTCTTCGATTTATTCGGTCCAATTTAGTGTACCtacttaaaaatgaaaaaaatagggcaaaatttgccaaacagtataattctgaaaaaaaatttaggcagaTGGCATGCGTTCAAACTTTATTAGTTAGTTGGACTCTTTTTTGAAAATCGAGTACAGTAAAATCGACTTTCAGCCAAAATcgccaaaatcgagtttaataTACTCGACTTCCTATCGAAAATTAGCTCTAAGATGGATAAAAAAGGAAGTCGAGTATAGTAAACTCGATTTTGGCTGGAATTTTGGCTGGAAGTCGATTTTGCTGTACTCGATTTCCAAAAAACAGTCTAACTAACTAATAAACTTTGAACGCATGCCATCCGCCTAAAATTTTCCCAATATTATACtgtttggcaaattttgccGAAAAAATAGGGTTGAAAGTACTATCAAttatttaaagaatataaattgtAATAATATGACAAGTTCCTTAAGGGATATTATAACCCTTCTCTACGGTCAGCGTGCAGTGTGCTCTGTGTTTAGCAAGTTGTCCTGGAACTTTCTTTAATGATACTtggagggcgtttggatcccaCGTTTGCGTCCCACGTCCGTGTTttgcttcctctttttttttttttttttaaacccagccGCAAGATTTGACTATTCAgctatgaacagtgcacaaatgcactgttcatgggtcccacaaatttaacttttcagcaattttttcattaaaaatgggtcccacagtactattcatacatttaaaaattattttgctacagcgttttcagtttcagcaaaataagttctatccaaaccgACTCTTAATATCAGAGCATCGCTTGGTTTCACCGCTAGTTACAAAGAATATATTCAACACATGAAAGCCTGGTTGTGCAATCCTTACTTCTCTACACACTAATATATATTGTGATTAAGAAGCTAACCTTTAATATTCTGTGAACTTACTGGCTTGCAATTGCAATGGCGGCACGAGACAATCCCTTGAGGAagttggcagatgcaatcgagGGGCTTTCCAGTAGTGTAAACTCAGAGAATCCACACCTCAAGATCAGTGATGTAGTTCATGTTGGCCGTCTCAGTACTCCTTCCATCTTCTTCCTAGGAATCGCTTTTAAGTTTGCGGACTGGGAGCTCCAAAGCAAGGTACTGTGAAGTGTGAACCCATATAATTACTTACCATTAATATCTTCTATAACATTAATGTTTCTGAGGTTTGCTgtattttctttgttcttcatcATACACTACTCTAACTCTGACAACTAATGAAAGGTGAATGATCTTGAGGAAGCCTCGAAGACATACGACACAGTACAGGCTTTACTGGAAGCTGAGACTGAAAATGGATCTGCCAAAAATACTGGTAGTCATAGCAGAAACCTGGTGCGGCTTAAGCGTGTAATTGACTTGGTGAGGGTGATGCTGGAGCAAGTTCTTGCTAGCGGGTATGCCAAAAATACTCATGATTTCGGTTTAAAAAACCATGTAACAAACACTACCTATaagaataatgataataataataataataataataataataataataataataataataatagtagtagtataatttttcacataaaagtTTAATACACACTACCCTTGctcccaataaaaaaaaatttaagagatgtgaaaataattgatatttttttttcctttcagagatggatgaattgcatatatgattctaaaaataaataaaaa
This portion of the Castanea sativa cultivar Marrone di Chiusa Pesio chromosome 7, ASM4071231v1 genome encodes:
- the LOC142644671 gene encoding accelerated cell death 11-like; the encoded protein is MAARDNPLRKLADAIEGLSSSVNSENPHLKISDVVHVGRLSTPSIFFLGIAFKFADWELQSKVNDLEEASKTYDTVQALLEAETENGSAKNTGSHSRNLVRLKRVIDLVRVMLEQVLASGGNSLVEPFTAAYEQVFAPYHGWTVKKAVIAALKVLPSKDLLLPLLNEDDDSVKESMQKYITASKSVLQYVDNIFLSTETGAELLKLI